One genomic segment of Mesoterricola silvestris includes these proteins:
- a CDS encoding MFS transporter, whose product MSIAATRPHSFRTTAIIIACALFMEQLDSTVLATALPTMARSFGVSPLHMSAALTAYLLGLAIFIPASGYFADRFGARRIFRLAILVFTAGSVLCGQCGSLLFLVGARFLQGMGGAMMVPVGRLVLLRTVARKDMVSAMSWFTVPALLGPVVGPPMGGFLVTYLSWRWIFYINVPIGILGIWLATLYIEDIKEEDPGRFDLPGFVLSCTSLSCLMYGLEMGSRGGGISLGTTLLVIGIGLAAGVAYLLHARGASHPILDFSMMRIPTFGISVIGGSLTRITAGALPFLLPMMMQLGFGMSAARSGLITFSTAAGSFLMKIAAPPILRRFGFRNALMWNSLISSAFLAACALFRPGWPVVLIYGVLLLGGFFQSLQFTALNTVAYADISQHRMSSATSFYSTFQQLMLSMGICVSSAILALAMALSGHASPRLSDFSAAFLAVTAISFVASPVSARLPRDAGRAMSGHADGEDAPLALET is encoded by the coding sequence ATGTCCATTGCCGCCACCCGTCCCCACAGCTTCCGCACCACCGCCATCATCATCGCCTGCGCCCTGTTCATGGAGCAGCTGGACTCCACCGTCCTGGCCACGGCCCTGCCCACCATGGCCCGGAGCTTCGGCGTCTCCCCCCTGCACATGAGCGCGGCCCTGACGGCCTACCTCCTGGGCCTGGCCATCTTCATCCCGGCCAGCGGCTACTTCGCGGACCGGTTCGGGGCGCGGCGCATCTTCCGCCTGGCGATCCTGGTGTTCACTGCGGGGTCGGTGCTGTGCGGCCAATGCGGCAGCCTCCTCTTCCTGGTGGGGGCCCGGTTCCTGCAAGGCATGGGCGGCGCCATGATGGTGCCCGTGGGCCGGCTGGTGCTGCTGCGCACCGTGGCCCGCAAAGACATGGTCTCGGCCATGTCCTGGTTCACGGTCCCCGCCCTCCTGGGGCCCGTGGTGGGGCCGCCCATGGGGGGCTTTCTCGTGACGTACCTCTCCTGGCGCTGGATCTTCTACATCAACGTGCCCATCGGGATCCTCGGCATCTGGCTGGCCACCCTCTACATCGAGGACATCAAGGAGGAGGACCCGGGGAGGTTCGACCTGCCGGGCTTCGTCCTCTCCTGCACCTCGCTGTCCTGCCTCATGTACGGCCTGGAGATGGGCAGCCGCGGCGGGGGCATCTCCCTGGGCACGACCCTCCTGGTCATCGGCATCGGCCTGGCGGCGGGCGTCGCCTACCTCCTGCACGCCCGCGGCGCCTCCCATCCGATCCTGGACTTCTCCATGATGCGCATCCCCACCTTCGGGATCTCGGTCATCGGCGGATCCCTGACCCGCATCACCGCGGGGGCCCTGCCCTTCCTGCTGCCCATGATGATGCAGCTGGGCTTCGGCATGTCGGCGGCCCGCAGCGGCCTCATCACCTTCAGCACCGCCGCGGGCTCCTTCCTCATGAAGATCGCCGCCCCGCCCATCCTGCGCCGCTTCGGCTTCCGGAACGCGCTCATGTGGAACAGCCTGATCTCCTCGGCCTTCCTGGCCGCGTGCGCCCTGTTCCGCCCGGGGTGGCCCGTCGTCCTCATCTACGGCGTGCTGCTGCTGGGGGGCTTCTTCCAGTCCCTGCAGTTCACCGCCCTCAACACCGTCGCCTACGCCGACATCTCCCAGCACCGCATGAGCTCGGCCACGAGCTTCTATTCCACCTTCCAGCAGCTCATGCTCTCCATGGGCATCTGCGTCTCCTCGGCCATCCTCGCCCTGGCCATGGCCCTTTCCGGGCACGCCAGCCCCCGGCTTTCGGACTTCTCCGCGGCGTTCCTGGCGGTGACGGCCATCTCCTTCGTGGCCTCCCCGGTGAGCGCCCGCCTCCCCCGGGACGCCGGGCGCGCCATGAGCGGGCATGCCGATGGGGAGGACGCACCGCTGGCCCTCGAGACCTAG
- a CDS encoding 2-hydroxyacid dehydrogenase, with translation MANVYVTRMLPQEPLDVLGRSHDVSINPHDRALTREELLREVRGRDAVITLLTDTIDAQVLDAAGPRCRIFANYAVGYNNFDLDAATARGVILTNTPGVLDEATATHAWALLLAAARRIPETDGFLRSGRWDGWGPLQFLGLDVDHATLGVAGLGRIGSRFAAKAAAFDMRVIYHDVNPSPEFERNCGATFVDKATLLRESDFLSLHLPLLPGTRHFIGREELAAMKPTAVLINTGRGPLVDEAALVAALRAGVIRGAGLDVFEEEPRLAPGLAALDNVVLAPHTASATFRTRLAMGRIAVENVLSVLAGQPPSTCVNPAVLRNG, from the coding sequence ATGGCAAACGTCTACGTCACCCGGATGCTCCCCCAGGAGCCCCTGGACGTCCTGGGGCGGAGCCACGACGTCTCCATCAACCCCCACGACCGGGCCCTGACCCGGGAGGAGCTGCTGCGGGAGGTGCGGGGGCGGGACGCCGTCATCACGCTGCTCACGGACACCATCGACGCCCAGGTGCTGGACGCCGCGGGGCCCCGGTGCCGCATCTTCGCGAACTACGCGGTGGGCTACAACAACTTCGACCTGGACGCCGCCACGGCCCGCGGGGTGATCCTCACCAACACGCCCGGGGTGCTGGACGAGGCCACCGCCACCCACGCCTGGGCCCTGCTCCTGGCCGCCGCGCGGCGCATCCCGGAAACGGACGGCTTCCTGCGCTCGGGCCGGTGGGACGGATGGGGCCCCCTGCAGTTCCTGGGCCTGGACGTGGACCACGCGACCCTGGGCGTGGCCGGCCTGGGCCGCATCGGTTCCCGCTTCGCCGCCAAGGCCGCGGCCTTCGATATGCGGGTGATCTACCACGATGTGAACCCCTCGCCGGAATTCGAGCGGAACTGCGGCGCCACCTTCGTGGACAAGGCCACCCTGCTCCGGGAATCGGACTTCCTGTCCCTGCACCTGCCCCTGCTGCCCGGCACCCGCCACTTCATCGGCCGGGAGGAACTGGCCGCCATGAAGCCCACCGCCGTCCTCATCAACACCGGCCGCGGCCCCCTGGTGGACGAGGCCGCGCTGGTGGCGGCCCTGCGCGCCGGGGTCATCCGGGGCGCGGGCCTGGACGTCTTCGAGGAGGAGCCCCGCCTGGCGCCGGGCCTCGCCGCCCTGGACAACGTCGTCCTGGCGCCCCACACCGCCTCCGCCACCTTCCGGACCCGGCTGGCCATGGGCCGCATCGCCGTGGAGAACGTGCTCAGCGTCCTTGCGGGGCAGCCTCCCAGCACCTGCGTCAACCCCGCGGTGCTCCGGAACGGCTGA
- a CDS encoding response regulator, translating into MARPKILIVEDDALTASLLRGTLAREGHEITLAGDGLAALRILEEDASFATVLLDRLMPGMDGLQVLRHMKATPALREIPVVLETSMDSDSDVREGLKAGALHYLVKPLDPRMVAQVVASAVREFEMRRKLYAELESIRAAMGLVKRGVFHVRTLAHCEDLAALLAKACPDPRRSVTGILELLINAVEHGNLGITYREKSELMAAQAWAAEVERRQDLPENRERHVVVTLTRQAGVTRIRIQDMGQGFPWQDFVGVDRERMSDSHGRGILLAKWEAFDRLEYLGKGNCVIAEVGEP; encoded by the coding sequence ATGGCCCGCCCCAAGATCCTGATCGTGGAGGACGACGCCCTCACCGCGTCGCTGCTCAGGGGCACCCTCGCGCGGGAAGGCCACGAGATCACCCTGGCCGGCGACGGGCTCGCGGCCCTGCGCATCCTGGAGGAGGACGCCTCCTTCGCCACGGTGCTCCTGGACCGCCTCATGCCGGGCATGGACGGGCTCCAGGTGCTCAGGCACATGAAGGCCACGCCGGCCCTGCGGGAGATCCCCGTGGTGCTGGAGACGTCCATGGATTCGGATTCCGATGTGCGGGAAGGGCTGAAGGCCGGGGCCCTGCACTACCTGGTCAAGCCCCTGGATCCGCGCATGGTGGCCCAGGTGGTGGCCTCGGCGGTGCGGGAATTCGAGATGAGGCGCAAGCTCTACGCGGAGCTCGAGAGCATCCGCGCCGCCATGGGCCTGGTGAAGCGGGGGGTCTTCCACGTGCGCACCCTCGCCCATTGCGAGGACCTGGCCGCCCTGCTGGCCAAGGCCTGCCCGGATCCCAGGCGCTCCGTCACCGGGATCCTGGAACTGCTGATCAACGCGGTGGAGCACGGCAACCTGGGGATCACGTACCGGGAGAAATCGGAACTCATGGCCGCCCAGGCCTGGGCCGCCGAGGTGGAGCGCCGCCAGGACCTCCCGGAAAACCGGGAGCGGCACGTGGTCGTGACCCTCACGCGGCAGGCCGGCGTGACGCGCATCCGCATCCAGGACATGGGCCAGGGCTTCCCGTGGCAGGACTTCGTGGGGGTGGACCGGGAGCGCATGTCCGACAGCCACGGCCGGGGCATCCTGCTGGCCAAGTGGGAGGCCTTCGACCGGCTGGAATACCTGGGGAAGGGGAACTGCGTGATCGCGGAGGTGGGGGAGCCGTGA
- a CDS encoding LIC_10091 family protein, producing MLLESSLVSAGLGLFFPQAAPPAAPPPALSPFPTVAAEPWTTWLPRPGTRSGCEPAPAAPGSGTPLQDLPPEPPVEVVAPLELEEDNGHSVLLYPGRLVTNERGLPALARHLGRAEGGAFIGVGALSSLLQLGMQRRERGILLDYDREVVRLNRGLLALIRAINETPGARTEIQRYQFLCALCMADVPGTTLEGVAKGPGGPQARFRALLEHIGKAPLLDPARAAEHLRPALKTLAKVYTEATLSGGPANLMKGLENQARKSWRGTPSFETHLRGHQGRFAAQVMKAEWEYYFRHLVATPAEAAQLFPMDDAAWQRLAAMHGEGRIQVMRADLTKGDGALAALGRALKAAGVPVTVLYASNAMQHFGSVPANRFHFLANLDALPWADDAVVLMAGTPGLLPAILTRAQEDLAEAGGDVFTYHALRPQDVRVAVGRAW from the coding sequence ATGCTTCTCGAGTCATCGCTGGTATCGGCGGGCCTCGGCCTGTTCTTCCCCCAGGCCGCGCCCCCCGCCGCTCCCCCCCCAGCCCTTTCGCCCTTTCCCACCGTGGCCGCCGAGCCCTGGACCACCTGGCTGCCCAGGCCGGGAACCCGTTCCGGATGCGAACCGGCCCCCGCCGCGCCGGGCTCCGGCACCCCCCTCCAGGACCTTCCGCCGGAACCCCCCGTGGAGGTGGTGGCCCCCTTGGAATTGGAGGAGGACAACGGCCACTCGGTCCTGCTCTATCCCGGTCGCCTGGTCACCAACGAGCGGGGCCTGCCCGCCCTGGCCCGCCACCTGGGCCGGGCGGAAGGGGGGGCCTTCATCGGCGTCGGGGCCCTGTCGAGCCTCCTGCAGCTGGGCATGCAGCGGCGGGAGCGGGGGATCCTCCTGGATTACGACCGGGAGGTGGTGCGCCTGAACCGGGGCCTGCTGGCCCTCATCCGGGCCATCAACGAAACGCCCGGAGCCCGCACCGAGATCCAGCGGTACCAGTTCCTGTGCGCCCTTTGCATGGCCGATGTGCCCGGGACGACCCTGGAGGGCGTCGCCAAGGGCCCCGGGGGCCCCCAGGCCCGGTTCCGGGCCCTGCTGGAGCACATCGGGAAGGCGCCCCTGCTGGACCCCGCCAGGGCGGCCGAACACCTGCGGCCGGCACTTAAGACCCTGGCCAAGGTCTACACCGAGGCGACCCTGAGCGGCGGCCCGGCGAATCTGATGAAGGGCCTGGAGAACCAGGCCCGGAAGAGCTGGCGAGGCACGCCTTCCTTTGAAACCCACCTGCGCGGCCACCAGGGGCGGTTCGCGGCCCAGGTCATGAAGGCGGAGTGGGAGTACTACTTCCGGCACCTGGTGGCGACGCCGGCGGAGGCGGCGCAGCTCTTCCCCATGGACGATGCGGCCTGGCAGCGCTTGGCGGCCATGCATGGGGAGGGCCGCATCCAGGTGATGCGGGCGGACCTGACCAAGGGGGACGGCGCCCTGGCGGCCCTCGGCCGGGCTCTGAAGGCGGCGGGGGTTCCCGTGACCGTGCTGTACGCCTCCAACGCCATGCAGCATTTCGGCTCCGTGCCCGCCAACCGGTTCCACTTCCTGGCCAACCTGGACGCGCTCCCCTGGGCGGACGATGCGGTGGTGCTCATGGCGGGGACCCCCGGCCTCCTGCCCGCGATCCTCACCCGGGCCCAGGAGGACCTCGCGGAAGCGGGGGGAGACGTCTTCACCTACCATGCGCTGCGCCCCCAGGACGTTCGGGTGGCCGTGGGGCGGGCCTGGTAG
- a CDS encoding thioredoxin family protein, producing the protein MNASLPSVDEAGLARALASGPTLLEIGAPWCTACKALAATLRQMAPFLEPRVRWVYLDSEAFPGTAAKYGVMALPTLLLFREGKVVDRRVGALGRANLESFLGGP; encoded by the coding sequence ATGAACGCATCCCTTCCCTCCGTGGACGAGGCCGGCCTCGCCCGGGCCCTGGCCTCCGGTCCCACCCTGCTGGAGATCGGCGCGCCCTGGTGCACGGCCTGCAAGGCCCTGGCGGCCACGCTCCGGCAGATGGCGCCCTTCCTGGAACCCAGGGTGCGATGGGTCTACCTGGATTCCGAGGCCTTTCCCGGCACGGCGGCGAAGTACGGAGTCATGGCCCTACCCACCCTGCTGCTGTTCCGGGAGGGCAAGGTGGTGGACAGGAGGGTGGGGGCCCTCGGCCGTGCGAACCTCGAGAGCTTCCTCGGGGGCCCCTGA
- a CDS encoding TetR/AcrR family transcriptional regulator yields the protein MHPTRKRADRRTLILDAARRLFLVHGFEGTSMEAILGEVGGSKATLYAHFPGKDALFEAAMKSAGAGPLVLELDPRVSPRTVLSRVAEKVLRVGASTWAVRMQRCVIARTEAAPEAARAFFEAGAGAALRDLAAWLAAQHRAGALHCPRPAQSAELFLGMAQGLHGQRALSGLPPLGASGRGAWVRCVVRAFLDLHRRS from the coding sequence ATGCACCCGACCCGGAAAAGAGCCGATCGCAGGACGCTGATCCTGGACGCGGCCCGGCGGCTGTTCCTGGTCCATGGATTTGAAGGCACCAGCATGGAAGCCATCCTGGGGGAGGTGGGGGGATCGAAGGCCACCCTCTATGCCCACTTCCCCGGCAAGGACGCCCTCTTCGAGGCGGCCATGAAAAGCGCGGGGGCCGGCCCCCTGGTCCTGGAACTGGATCCCCGGGTCTCGCCCCGGACCGTGCTGTCCAGGGTTGCGGAGAAGGTCCTCCGGGTGGGGGCATCCACCTGGGCCGTGCGCATGCAGCGCTGCGTCATTGCCCGCACCGAGGCGGCGCCGGAGGCCGCCCGGGCCTTCTTCGAGGCGGGCGCCGGCGCGGCCCTGCGGGACCTGGCGGCCTGGCTTGCCGCCCAGCACCGGGCAGGCGCCCTCCATTGCCCCAGGCCGGCGCAGTCCGCGGAACTGTTCCTGGGCATGGCCCAGGGACTCCATGGCCAGCGGGCCCTTTCCGGACTGCCCCCGCTCGGGGCCTCCGGGCGCGGGGCCTGGGTCCGGTGCGTGGTGCGCGCCTTCCTCGACCTGCACCGGCGATCCTGA
- a CDS encoding glycoside hydrolase family 15 protein, with product MVNIPALNHGLIGNGSLLALVSPTSAMEWLCLPSFDGPAVFARLLDDRAGGVFRILSGGRELQGEQAYLPNTNVLRTRFQDGEGRWEILDFAPRLPKAWGVEAPIRLHRVLRPLSGRVRLSIDFDPRLDYGQGPTRSLVLHDRVEVQGPGGPLHLQTNLPLSYVMGRREFTLEGPVYLSLSYGSVPPMTLDRVQRELESTRDGWVHWAKTCGLPLFKPELVLRSALCLKLHAFEDTGAIIAATTTSIPEAMGSERTWDYRYCWLRDAAFVVEALRRLGHMREGERFLRYLQTVAEAGPLQPLYGIDGSLSAPERLLGHLAGFGGQGPVRIGNAAVAQRQHDLMGELMLCLETLLRDPRLAHDEESHGFFPLVRRLVEEAIALAPLPDTSIWEYRTQEDHYTFSRAMCWVAIQRGAAIARRFGEHALAGGWQAVADRERSVILEQGYNTRLGFFTQTLGGLFPDASLLLLPTLGLIDPRDPRFLSTLDRYGNLLTDNGLMLRYRHADDLGAPTSAFTICSFWWAEALALAGRLEEAVSVFERVCAFANPVGLFSEDIDPATGRLLGNFPQAYTHVGLINAAITLSELLEARDGQVRAWSSPGAPAWVAEAVS from the coding sequence ATGGTCAACATTCCCGCCCTGAATCATGGCCTCATCGGCAACGGCAGCCTGCTGGCCCTCGTCTCCCCCACCAGCGCCATGGAATGGCTGTGCCTGCCCAGCTTCGATGGGCCCGCGGTGTTCGCGCGGCTCCTGGATGACCGGGCGGGCGGCGTATTCCGCATCCTCTCCGGCGGGCGGGAGCTGCAGGGCGAGCAGGCCTACCTCCCCAATACCAATGTCCTCCGCACGCGCTTCCAGGATGGGGAGGGGCGGTGGGAGATCCTCGACTTCGCGCCCCGCCTGCCCAAGGCCTGGGGGGTGGAGGCGCCCATCCGCCTGCATCGGGTCCTCCGGCCCCTGAGCGGGCGGGTGCGCCTCTCCATCGATTTCGACCCCCGCCTGGACTACGGCCAGGGCCCCACCCGCTCCCTGGTGCTCCACGACCGCGTCGAGGTGCAGGGCCCGGGCGGCCCGCTCCATTTGCAGACCAACCTGCCCCTGAGCTACGTCATGGGCAGGCGGGAGTTCACGCTGGAGGGGCCGGTGTACCTGAGCCTGTCCTACGGATCCGTCCCCCCCATGACCCTGGACCGGGTGCAGCGGGAGCTGGAGTCCACCCGGGACGGGTGGGTGCACTGGGCCAAGACCTGCGGCCTGCCCCTGTTCAAGCCCGAACTGGTGCTGCGCTCGGCCCTGTGCCTCAAGCTCCACGCCTTCGAGGACACGGGGGCCATCATCGCCGCCACCACCACCAGCATCCCCGAGGCCATGGGCAGCGAGCGCACCTGGGACTACCGCTACTGCTGGCTGCGGGACGCGGCCTTCGTGGTGGAGGCCCTGCGGAGGCTCGGCCACATGCGCGAGGGGGAGCGCTTCCTGCGCTACCTGCAGACCGTGGCCGAGGCCGGGCCGCTCCAACCGCTGTACGGCATCGACGGAAGCCTCTCGGCGCCGGAGCGGCTCCTGGGGCACTTGGCGGGCTTCGGCGGGCAGGGACCCGTGCGCATCGGCAACGCGGCCGTGGCCCAGCGCCAGCACGATCTCATGGGGGAGCTCATGCTCTGCCTGGAAACCCTCCTGCGCGACCCCCGGCTGGCCCACGACGAGGAGAGCCACGGGTTCTTCCCCCTGGTGCGCCGGTTGGTGGAGGAGGCCATCGCCCTGGCCCCCCTTCCGGACACCTCCATCTGGGAATACCGCACCCAGGAGGACCACTACACGTTCTCGCGGGCCATGTGCTGGGTGGCCATCCAGCGTGGGGCGGCCATCGCCCGGCGCTTCGGGGAGCACGCCCTGGCCGGCGGCTGGCAGGCCGTGGCCGACCGGGAGCGGTCCGTGATCCTGGAACAGGGCTACAACACCCGCCTGGGGTTCTTCACCCAGACCCTGGGCGGCCTCTTCCCGGACGCCTCCCTCCTCCTGCTGCCCACCCTGGGCCTCATCGACCCCCGGGATCCCCGCTTCCTTTCCACCCTCGACCGCTATGGGAACCTCCTGACGGACAACGGCCTCATGCTGCGCTACCGGCATGCGGACGATCTGGGCGCGCCCACCAGCGCCTTCACCATCTGCTCCTTCTGGTGGGCCGAGGCCCTGGCCCTGGCGGGCCGGCTGGAGGAAGCCGTGTCGGTGTTCGAGCGGGTCTGCGCCTTCGCCAACCCCGTGGGCCTCTTTTCCGAGGACATCGACCCCGCCACCGGCCGGCTCCTGGGGAATTTCCCCCAGGCCTACACCCACGTGGGCCTCATCAACGCCGCCATCACCCTTTCCGAACTCCTGGAGGCCCGGGACGGCCAGGTGAGGGCCTGGTCCTCCCCGGGGGCGCCGGCATGGGTGGCGGAGGCGGTGTCCTGA
- a CDS encoding roadblock/LC7 domain-containing protein translates to MAKLDLVMFEEEYKQLQEIIGRLQVDSSSKVVFLVDKNGQQIAASGDVRSIDATSLASLTAGNVAATDGLAKLIGEKEFSLLFHEGEKDNLHISIVGKRGILVVIFDQSSSLALVRLRVKKSSRELAEIFEKVEQRAQATADESSSFESPFSEITDEDIDKLFGD, encoded by the coding sequence GTGGCCAAGCTGGATCTGGTCATGTTCGAGGAAGAATACAAGCAGCTCCAGGAGATCATCGGTCGCCTCCAGGTGGACTCCAGCAGCAAGGTCGTCTTCCTCGTCGACAAGAATGGACAGCAGATCGCCGCCAGCGGCGATGTGCGGAGCATCGACGCCACCAGCCTCGCCTCCCTCACCGCCGGCAACGTCGCCGCCACGGACGGGCTCGCCAAGCTCATCGGGGAGAAGGAGTTCAGCCTGCTCTTCCACGAGGGGGAGAAGGACAACCTGCACATCTCCATCGTGGGCAAGCGGGGCATCCTGGTGGTGATCTTCGACCAGTCCTCGAGCCTCGCCCTGGTACGGCTGCGGGTCAAGAAATCCAGCCGGGAGCTGGCGGAGATCTTCGAGAAGGTCGAGCAGCGCGCCCAGGCCACGGCCGATGAATCCTCCAGCTTCGAAAGCCCCTTTTCCGAGATCACGGACGAGGACATCGATAAACTGTTCGGCGACTGA
- a CDS encoding GTP-binding protein, whose protein sequence is MTFINYASREINCKIVYYGPGLCGKTTNIQWIHEQANPEKRGKLVSLATETDRTLFFDFLPLDMGMVKGFKVRFHLYTVPGQVFYDASRKLILRGCDGVIFVADSQRPRLEANIESIANLATNLKDNGFDIRTIPYVLQLNKRDMPTAAPLGEMEDLLRFRNEPMVEAVASRGQGVIETLKACARQILMELQRS, encoded by the coding sequence ATGACATTCATCAATTACGCATCCAGAGAGATCAACTGCAAGATCGTCTACTACGGTCCGGGCCTCTGCGGCAAGACCACGAACATCCAGTGGATCCACGAACAGGCCAACCCCGAGAAGCGCGGCAAGCTGGTGAGCCTGGCCACCGAGACCGACCGGACCCTCTTCTTCGATTTCCTGCCCCTGGACATGGGGATGGTCAAGGGCTTCAAGGTCCGCTTCCACCTGTACACGGTGCCCGGCCAGGTCTTCTACGACGCCTCCCGCAAGCTCATCCTCCGGGGCTGCGACGGCGTGATCTTCGTGGCCGACAGCCAGAGGCCGCGCCTGGAAGCCAACATCGAATCCATCGCCAACCTCGCCACCAACCTCAAGGACAACGGCTTCGACATCCGCACGATCCCCTACGTCCTCCAGCTCAACAAGCGGGACATGCCCACCGCCGCCCCCCTGGGGGAGATGGAGGACCTGCTCCGCTTCCGGAACGAGCCCATGGTCGAGGCCGTCGCCAGCCGGGGCCAGGGCGTCATCGAGACCCTCAAGGCCTGCGCGCGGCAGATCCTCATGGAGCTACAGAGGAGTTGA
- a CDS encoding methyl-accepting chemotaxis protein: MIYNWKSIGIKLTVGSAVAGFLLAGSIVVATFGLKSASTTFKNYSEVEAPQLVIYTQLYANGLQTGQALRNIILDPKGQQAYQNYDQAVKEFDVALREGLRLTEGASERHGLLIEITNQWNELLRDQQPVREQKLDMVASVSLLNRQVTPKWRAIRGKLLSLTNREEQDMAVARKASMESIAHSITLSLIVGIAALVVGTLIIVTTTRSVLQRLAELNNAVEVLSTGSADLTFRLPDEGGDELAHIATLLNNFMEFYQRFFKDLALHAQTIASGSTELSATAEEMAATTQSIANDSLAQQNGAGRMAAAVNELTVSIEQVSGHVQDALAKMDNALSVTHRGEEAELATSKAMEAIQQSVSEIVTAIRVIDEIATQTNMLSLNAAIEAAKAGQHGRGFAVVAEEVRKLAERSGSAAKEVRELASVCVESIATGNTTVATSGKALVEISESIMVVASRLKEIGCASAEQARTGQEVGRQVDSVASASTRMASATSEQACTVTEVSGTAHELAKVSEFINAMTRRFKF, from the coding sequence ATGATTTATAATTGGAAAAGCATCGGCATCAAATTGACGGTGGGGAGTGCCGTAGCCGGTTTCCTGCTTGCAGGATCCATCGTGGTGGCGACGTTTGGCCTGAAATCGGCCAGCACCACGTTCAAGAATTATTCCGAGGTTGAAGCGCCACAACTTGTTATTTATACCCAGCTATATGCAAACGGGTTACAGACGGGTCAGGCGCTTCGCAACATCATCCTCGACCCTAAGGGGCAACAGGCCTATCAGAACTACGATCAAGCCGTCAAAGAATTCGACGTGGCCCTTCGCGAAGGCCTCAGGCTTACCGAAGGGGCGTCGGAGCGGCACGGCCTCTTGATTGAAATAACCAATCAATGGAATGAGCTGCTCCGGGACCAGCAGCCCGTCCGGGAACAGAAATTGGACATGGTCGCATCGGTGTCGCTTCTGAACAGGCAGGTGACCCCGAAATGGCGGGCCATCCGGGGCAAGCTTCTCTCCCTGACCAATCGGGAAGAACAGGACATGGCGGTGGCCCGGAAGGCTTCGATGGAGAGCATCGCGCACTCCATCACCCTCTCCCTGATCGTCGGAATCGCCGCCCTCGTGGTGGGGACCCTGATCATCGTCACCACGACCCGAAGCGTCCTTCAACGGCTTGCCGAGCTGAACAATGCCGTGGAGGTGCTTTCCACCGGAAGCGCCGACCTCACATTCCGCCTTCCGGATGAAGGTGGGGACGAGCTCGCCCACATTGCCACCCTCCTCAACAATTTCATGGAGTTCTACCAAAGGTTCTTCAAGGACCTTGCCCTCCACGCTCAAACCATTGCCTCAGGGTCCACAGAACTGTCCGCCACGGCGGAGGAGATGGCGGCGACGACCCAATCCATCGCCAACGATTCCCTCGCGCAGCAGAATGGGGCGGGGCGGATGGCGGCAGCCGTAAATGAGCTTACGGTTAGCATTGAACAGGTGAGCGGTCATGTGCAGGATGCCCTCGCGAAGATGGACAACGCACTTTCGGTCACTCACAGGGGCGAGGAGGCGGAACTCGCGACTTCCAAAGCCATGGAGGCCATCCAGCAATCCGTATCGGAAATCGTGACAGCCATACGGGTCATCGACGAGATCGCCACCCAGACCAACATGCTCTCGTTGAATGCCGCCATCGAGGCCGCCAAGGCGGGCCAGCATGGCAGAGGTTTCGCGGTGGTCGCGGAGGAAGTGCGCAAACTCGCCGAACGCTCAGGCTCGGCCGCCAAGGAAGTGCGTGAACTCGCATCCGTCTGCGTGGAGAGCATTGCCACGGGCAACACCACGGTCGCCACCTCGGGGAAGGCGTTGGTGGAAATCAGCGAGTCCATCATGGTCGTGGCCTCTAGGCTCAAGGAAATCGGCTGCGCAAGCGCCGAGCAGGCGCGGACCGGCCAGGAGGTGGGCCGGCAAGTGGATTCGGTGGCTTCCGCTAGCACCCGGATGGCCAGTGCCACTTCCGAGCAGGCGTGCACGGTGACCGAGGTCAGCGGAACGGCGCATGAACTCGCCAAAGTATCGGAGTTCATCAACGCCATGACCCGCCGGTTCAAATTCTGA